In Pelagicoccus sp. SDUM812003, the following are encoded in one genomic region:
- the ppk2 gene encoding polyphosphate kinase 2 has product MPPNRDDQELSNLQRELVLLQQDINSAGRRLLVIFEGRDAAGKGGAIRRFARHLNPRSYRIIALPKPTEMEQGQWFYQRYFRGLPNPGEIIFFDRSWYNRAVVEPVMGFCSKQQYEAFMKQTPLIEKMLIDDGIEIVKFWFSIKRQVQKERFEARKADVLKQWKLSTVDALAQERWDDFTHYKEQMFERTHSRKSPWVIVNGNDKRTARLEAMRYLLKRCEYKGKGSTGANLEPNKSIVVHYRSSLVRAKSLDDQE; this is encoded by the coding sequence ATGCCTCCCAACCGCGACGACCAGGAACTGTCCAATCTGCAGCGCGAGCTCGTGCTCCTTCAACAAGACATAAACAGCGCCGGCAGGCGCCTTCTAGTGATCTTCGAAGGGCGAGACGCCGCAGGAAAAGGCGGCGCCATTCGACGCTTCGCCCGACACCTCAATCCGCGCAGCTACCGCATCATCGCCCTGCCCAAGCCGACAGAGATGGAGCAAGGGCAGTGGTTCTACCAGCGCTACTTTCGTGGCCTGCCCAATCCGGGCGAAATCATCTTCTTCGACCGCAGCTGGTACAATCGAGCCGTGGTGGAGCCAGTGATGGGCTTCTGCTCCAAGCAGCAGTACGAGGCCTTCATGAAACAGACGCCGCTCATCGAGAAGATGCTCATCGACGATGGCATCGAGATCGTGAAATTCTGGTTCTCCATCAAGCGGCAGGTGCAAAAGGAGCGCTTCGAAGCCCGCAAGGCGGACGTGCTCAAGCAATGGAAACTCAGCACCGTGGACGCCTTGGCTCAGGAGCGATGGGACGATTTCACGCACTACAAGGAGCAGATGTTCGAGCGCACCCACAGCAGAAAAAGCCCCTGGGTCATCGTAAACGGAAACGACAAGCGAACCGCCCGTCTGGAGGCCATGCGCTATTTGCTCAAACGCTGCGAGTACAAAGGCAAAGGCAGCACCGGCGCCAACCTGGAGCCGAACAAGTCGATCGTCGTACACTACCGCTCCAGCCTCGTGAGAGCCAAATCTCTGGACGACCAGGAGTAG
- a CDS encoding energy transducer TonB, which yields MKTVNRAFTTVLIAIAAFAFAAAPAAQANDWDEQPAVKKSVAPDNPNGLTGMVMATIVIDEKGFVTDASIAKSTDGNLDGPTIAAVKQWIFTPAKKGGEAISCKINVPFKFKG from the coding sequence ATGAAGACAGTAAACCGAGCATTCACCACCGTTCTAATCGCGATCGCCGCATTCGCATTCGCAGCCGCTCCCGCAGCTCAAGCCAATGACTGGGACGAGCAGCCCGCCGTAAAGAAGAGCGTCGCGCCAGACAACCCCAACGGCCTCACAGGCATGGTCATGGCGACCATCGTGATCGACGAAAAGGGCTTCGTCACGGACGCGTCCATCGCCAAGTCGACCGACGGAAATCTCGACGGTCCAACCATCGCGGCTGTCAAGCAGTGGATCTTCACACCTGCCAAGAAGGGCGGCGAAGCGATCTCCTGCAAGATCAACGTGCCGTTCAAGTTCAAGGGCTAA
- a CDS encoding FKBP-type peptidyl-prolyl cis-trans isomerase codes for MQIIVKHVFSAALCGLAAFFTACSKTDSDVDQRLDDLDSRLSYLESKDPKFADQYQQEEIAKLYPKAERTDSGLYYIVTEEGEGEETPEKGDMVTAHYHGTLLNGETFDSSIERGSPFSFQVGMGRVIKGWDEAFLDMKKGEKRTLIIPSKLGYGARSMGPIPSNSVLVFDVELLDFK; via the coding sequence ATGCAGATTATCGTGAAACACGTTTTTTCAGCCGCCCTCTGCGGACTGGCCGCCTTTTTTACCGCTTGTTCAAAAACCGACTCCGACGTCGACCAGCGATTGGACGACCTGGACAGCCGCTTGAGCTACCTGGAGAGCAAAGATCCAAAATTCGCCGACCAGTACCAGCAGGAGGAGATCGCCAAGCTCTACCCGAAGGCCGAGCGCACCGATTCCGGCCTCTACTACATCGTCACCGAAGAGGGCGAAGGCGAAGAGACGCCTGAAAAAGGAGACATGGTCACCGCGCACTACCACGGCACCCTCCTCAACGGCGAGACCTTCGACAGCTCCATCGAGCGCGGCAGCCCCTTCTCGTTCCAAGTGGGCATGGGCCGCGTCATCAAAGGATGGGACGAAGCCTTCCTTGATATGAAAAAGGGCGAGAAACGCACCCTCATCATTCCCTCGAAGCTCGGCTACGGAGCCCGCAGCATGGGCCCCATTCCATCGAACTCCGTTCTGGTGTTCGACGTCGAACTGCTCGACTTCAAGTAG
- a CDS encoding VanZ family protein produces MSLQPSFRRGVFLALLTATLCFGWWPFNFVDSNDVSVAPEGGAARFNAEYERGSESSRGLLMSKGILDTRGWNELSVLVELKGRPRGGGLGVFLELIEEEAKGELPPLLLAQWQEHLALRSRRLGGADGNEYSEIGYKGCFSSGEFFQIALSSTPERTGVYIDGELVEMRRDFVLVDPMNAFVGRVVIGNSADGTRPFTGEIRRVAFFDEALRSIGGRIAQGVPELSFDFSNLEPGELQSGLEVQGLQSGARLSVAKRRFLNPIQTDRWERHGYRRDIVVNSLGFIPIGLCFAAMGRRRIKSWIGVLVFVGFCSFALSFAIEWAQGYLVHRDSSQLDVLLNTVSGMLAVLVPRRLVLFL; encoded by the coding sequence ATGAGCCTGCAGCCGAGTTTTCGACGAGGAGTGTTTCTAGCGTTGCTGACCGCTACGTTGTGCTTTGGCTGGTGGCCTTTCAACTTCGTCGACAGCAACGATGTCTCGGTCGCTCCGGAAGGCGGCGCGGCGCGGTTCAACGCTGAATACGAGCGAGGCAGCGAGAGTTCGCGCGGCTTGCTGATGAGTAAGGGAATTCTGGATACTCGGGGCTGGAACGAGTTGAGCGTTCTGGTGGAACTCAAGGGCAGACCGAGAGGTGGGGGGCTAGGCGTCTTTCTGGAGCTGATCGAGGAGGAAGCGAAGGGAGAGCTCCCTCCCTTGCTACTTGCCCAATGGCAGGAGCATTTGGCGCTGCGAAGTCGGAGGCTAGGCGGCGCTGATGGAAACGAGTATTCCGAAATCGGATACAAAGGGTGTTTTTCCAGTGGAGAGTTTTTTCAGATCGCGCTTTCTTCCACCCCGGAACGTACCGGTGTGTATATCGATGGGGAACTGGTCGAAATGCGCCGGGATTTCGTCCTGGTGGACCCTATGAACGCCTTTGTTGGCCGCGTCGTCATTGGAAACAGCGCCGATGGCACGCGCCCCTTCACTGGGGAAATTCGTAGAGTAGCGTTCTTCGACGAAGCCTTGCGTTCCATCGGCGGTCGCATCGCGCAGGGCGTTCCGGAGCTTTCTTTCGACTTTTCGAATCTCGAACCAGGCGAACTCCAAAGCGGCTTGGAGGTTCAAGGGCTGCAGTCGGGCGCTCGGCTTTCCGTGGCCAAGCGCCGTTTTCTCAATCCCATCCAGACGGATAGATGGGAGCGACATGGCTACCGGCGCGATATCGTAGTCAACAGCCTAGGCTTCATTCCGATCGGGCTTTGTTTCGCTGCCATGGGGCGTCGTCGGATCAAGTCTTGGATCGGCGTCTTGGTGTTCGTAGGCTTTTGCTCGTTTGCCTTGAGCTTTGCCATCGAGTGGGCTCAGGGCTATCTGGTGCATCGAGATTCGAGCCAGCTCGATGTGTTGCTGAATACAGTGAGCGGCATGTTGGCGGTTCTTGTGCCCCGTCGCCTTGTTTTATTCCTTTGA
- the glpK gene encoding glycerol kinase GlpK yields MSLILSIDQGTTSSRAILFDSKARIVASDQYEFEQIFPRAGWVEHDAEAIWQCQWRAIQGALDKAAVDWTDVRAIGITNQRETVVAWHARTGKPIGNAIVWQDRRTAEYCQSLRRSGREEWIQKRTGLLLDPYFSASKMRWILRNREEARELAAQGQLRFGTIDSWLVWKLSAGRSHITDVSNASRTQLMDMEKCDWDETLLELFEVPSSTLPTIVDSSGELARTDAGLTNREIPISGIAGDQQAALFGQLCFQPGMVKSTYGTGCFILMNVGESPARSENRLLSTVAWRVNGKTEYALEGSVFVGGAAVQWLRDQLKVISSASEVEDLARQVEDSEGVVVVPAFTGLGAPYWDPFARGSIMGLTRGSSVAHIARATLDGIANQVTDVILAMAEDSGRELRELRADGGASANGLLMQIQADVTNVEVNCPKILETTAMGAAFLAGLAVGFWPDRSALESLVEPDRVYHPRMDAPARSERMRLWRQAVERCCEWEAKE; encoded by the coding sequence GTGAGCCTTATATTGTCGATCGATCAGGGAACTACAAGTTCGCGAGCAATCCTTTTTGATTCCAAGGCCCGGATCGTGGCTTCGGATCAATACGAGTTCGAGCAGATATTTCCCAGAGCCGGTTGGGTCGAACACGACGCGGAAGCCATTTGGCAATGCCAGTGGCGGGCCATTCAAGGCGCGCTGGACAAGGCGGCCGTGGATTGGACCGACGTGCGAGCGATCGGCATAACGAACCAGCGCGAGACGGTGGTGGCTTGGCACGCCCGGACGGGAAAGCCGATCGGAAACGCCATCGTCTGGCAGGATCGCCGCACGGCGGAGTACTGCCAGTCGCTTCGCAGATCGGGTAGGGAAGAATGGATACAGAAACGAACGGGACTGCTTCTCGATCCCTATTTTTCCGCGTCCAAGATGCGTTGGATCTTGCGAAACCGAGAGGAGGCTCGAGAGCTGGCCGCCCAGGGACAGCTCCGATTTGGCACCATCGATTCCTGGTTGGTCTGGAAGTTGAGCGCGGGTCGCTCCCACATCACCGACGTCTCCAACGCTAGCCGTACCCAGTTGATGGATATGGAGAAGTGCGATTGGGACGAGACTCTGCTGGAACTCTTCGAGGTGCCCAGCTCAACCTTGCCCACCATTGTGGATTCCAGTGGCGAACTGGCTCGGACCGATGCGGGGTTGACGAATCGGGAGATACCCATCTCTGGCATCGCGGGCGATCAGCAAGCGGCCCTTTTCGGGCAATTGTGCTTCCAGCCCGGCATGGTCAAGAGCACCTATGGGACGGGTTGCTTCATATTGATGAATGTGGGCGAGTCGCCTGCTCGCTCGGAGAACCGGCTGCTGAGCACGGTGGCTTGGAGAGTGAATGGAAAAACTGAATACGCGCTAGAAGGCAGCGTATTCGTGGGCGGCGCGGCGGTGCAATGGCTGCGCGACCAGCTGAAGGTCATTTCCTCCGCCTCCGAGGTGGAGGATCTGGCTCGGCAGGTCGAGGATTCGGAGGGAGTGGTGGTGGTGCCAGCGTTTACCGGCTTAGGCGCCCCGTATTGGGACCCGTTTGCTCGCGGCTCCATCATGGGGCTGACTCGAGGCAGCAGCGTGGCCCATATCGCTCGGGCGACGCTGGACGGCATCGCCAATCAAGTCACCGACGTGATTCTCGCCATGGCTGAGGACAGCGGCCGCGAACTGCGGGAACTGAGGGCGGACGGCGGAGCGTCAGCCAATGGCCTGTTGATGCAAATACAGGCCGATGTGACGAATGTGGAAGTGAATTGTCCTAAGATTTTGGAGACGACCGCTATGGGCGCGGCATTTCTCGCTGGATTGGCGGTCGGATTCTGGCCGGACCGTTCAGCCCTTGAGAGTCTGGTGGAGCCGGATCGTGTGTATCATCCGCGCATGGATGCCCCGGCTCGCAGCGAACGCATGCGGCTTTGGCGGCAGGCGGTGGAGCGCTGCTGCGAGTGGGAAGCGAAGGAGTGA
- a CDS encoding SprT family zinc-dependent metalloprotease: MSRTPAAEAFYQTAPLREEDVVFKRHARARRYLARIDSDGEIALTVPSGGNKRSALVFANMHRDWLREEQRKALSTREVTQRKAGLRFGDSIMWRGKLTPIVLEKDLGRPVLCLARERVYIADEAMDLTRPLKEYLKEKAKKELTRRVGELAERYAVKVAKVSIRDPKTRWGSCSNSRTISLSWRLLLTPLATRDYVIIHELMHLKRFDHSPAFWRLVEKACPNFRTHERWLDENQSELTW; encoded by the coding sequence ATGTCACGCACGCCTGCCGCAGAGGCTTTCTACCAAACGGCTCCCCTGAGGGAGGAAGATGTTGTTTTCAAACGTCATGCTCGGGCGCGTCGCTACCTTGCTCGAATCGATAGTGACGGCGAGATAGCTCTCACGGTTCCCTCTGGGGGGAATAAACGCTCCGCCTTGGTGTTCGCCAACATGCATCGCGACTGGCTGCGCGAGGAGCAGCGCAAGGCTTTGAGCACGCGTGAAGTTACCCAGCGAAAGGCGGGCCTGCGCTTTGGCGACAGCATCATGTGGCGCGGGAAGCTGACTCCGATCGTTCTGGAGAAGGATTTGGGGCGTCCGGTGCTCTGCCTGGCGAGGGAGCGCGTCTACATCGCTGACGAAGCGATGGACCTGACGAGACCGTTGAAAGAGTACCTGAAGGAGAAGGCCAAGAAGGAGTTGACGCGACGCGTCGGCGAGCTGGCGGAACGATACGCGGTCAAGGTGGCCAAGGTCTCGATTCGCGATCCCAAGACCCGCTGGGGCTCGTGCTCGAACAGTCGCACCATCTCGCTCAGCTGGCGGCTGCTGCTGACGCCTCTGGCGACGCGGGACTACGTGATCATCCACGAGTTGATGCATTTGAAGCGCTTCGATCACTCGCCAGCCTTCTGGCGCTTGGTGGAAAAGGCGTGTCCCAATTTCCGAACGCACGAGCGCTGGCTGGACGAGAATCAGTCAGAGCTCACTTGGTGA
- a CDS encoding peptidylprolyl isomerase has protein sequence MSTQQVISFNYTLRNKAGEILDQSPDGRPLEFLSGAGFLIEGLEENLLEMNAGDKGEVLVRPEKGYGFRDEAQIDVVSLSQLPVDEVKVGDYFQAGPDRHAPVVRVVKVEGENVTLDANHPLAGEDLFFTVDVVSKREASEEELAHGHAHSSEGCCGGGGGGGCGCNH, from the coding sequence ATGTCGACACAACAAGTCATCAGCTTCAACTATACGTTGCGCAACAAAGCGGGCGAAATCCTTGATCAGTCCCCGGATGGGCGCCCTCTCGAGTTTCTCTCCGGAGCGGGCTTTCTGATCGAAGGCCTTGAGGAGAACCTGCTGGAAATGAACGCGGGGGATAAGGGAGAGGTGCTCGTGCGACCGGAAAAGGGGTATGGTTTTCGAGACGAGGCCCAGATCGACGTGGTTTCGCTTTCTCAGCTGCCAGTGGACGAGGTCAAGGTAGGCGACTACTTCCAGGCTGGTCCGGATCGCCACGCTCCGGTGGTGCGTGTGGTGAAGGTCGAAGGGGAGAACGTCACCCTCGACGCCAATCATCCGCTCGCTGGCGAGGATCTGTTTTTCACCGTGGACGTGGTTTCCAAGCGCGAAGCCAGCGAAGAGGAGCTCGCCCATGGGCATGCCCACAGTTCCGAAGGCTGCTGCGGAGGCGGCGGCGGTGGCGGTTGCGGCTGCAACCACTAG
- a CDS encoding DUF2157 domain-containing protein, translated as MSRSDPTLWLHKEIPKWQRAGIIDPATAERLRASYPLEDPERNAQSTLLIRSLATVGSLLIGLGIILIFAYNWDHIAKTVKLGLAFTPLSICFALAIYALRRRPDSVAWRESLGVSTCLCSAACIGLVGQTLQVQSNLSQFYFFWQLSCLPLLWAFHSRALYCLLCFLSLCWATSIRYDQFDLLPIYFAVAQGALLVYLTQERRHLLSKSSLLFFAVSTCWTFTMAATRAFPFSTAFLWLTLGLALFYLIGSSDEKRSDALNPTAVLSKLALTACGFILSFEDAWELTTYREASSSLTWIIVALACGAYLFVLIKQIREKDWYYLPWASIPLIVALGLTLAAAELVSFSHAALFLTPYMGSLGVLAIFDGYRNTSIARLNHGLLIVITLAILRFFDGDMGMLARGIGFIVIGILFLATNIHFIKRSKEAQA; from the coding sequence ATGTCTCGATCCGATCCAACTCTTTGGCTTCACAAGGAAATCCCCAAATGGCAGAGAGCAGGTATCATCGATCCTGCCACCGCCGAGCGGCTGCGGGCATCCTACCCGCTTGAGGATCCGGAACGAAACGCCCAGTCCACCCTTTTGATTCGATCGCTGGCGACCGTCGGCAGTCTCCTGATCGGGCTCGGCATCATCCTGATCTTCGCCTACAACTGGGACCATATCGCCAAAACGGTGAAACTGGGCCTGGCCTTCACGCCTCTCTCGATTTGCTTCGCCCTCGCCATCTACGCCCTGCGCCGGCGACCCGACTCCGTAGCCTGGCGAGAATCATTAGGCGTATCGACCTGTCTCTGCAGCGCCGCGTGCATCGGGTTGGTGGGACAAACGCTGCAGGTCCAAAGCAATCTCAGCCAGTTCTACTTTTTCTGGCAACTTAGCTGCCTCCCACTGCTCTGGGCCTTTCACTCGCGCGCCCTCTACTGCCTGCTCTGCTTCCTTTCGCTTTGCTGGGCTACGAGCATTCGCTACGACCAATTCGACTTGCTCCCGATCTATTTCGCGGTGGCCCAAGGCGCTCTGCTCGTCTACCTGACACAGGAAAGACGCCATCTGCTCTCCAAGTCCTCTCTGCTCTTTTTCGCCGTATCCACTTGCTGGACCTTCACCATGGCAGCCACCCGAGCGTTCCCTTTTTCCACCGCGTTTCTCTGGCTCACTCTCGGATTAGCCCTCTTCTACCTGATTGGTTCGAGCGACGAAAAGCGAAGCGACGCCCTCAACCCGACCGCCGTGCTAAGCAAGCTGGCGCTGACGGCCTGTGGGTTCATTCTCTCCTTCGAAGACGCCTGGGAGCTCACGACCTATCGAGAGGCCTCCAGCTCTCTGACCTGGATCATTGTGGCCCTCGCCTGCGGCGCCTATCTTTTCGTATTGATAAAACAGATTCGCGAAAAGGATTGGTATTATCTTCCGTGGGCCAGCATCCCTCTTATCGTAGCGCTCGGACTGACCCTCGCCGCCGCGGAGCTCGTCTCCTTCTCCCATGCGGCCCTCTTCCTCACCCCGTACATGGGGTCCCTTGGAGTCCTCGCCATCTTCGATGGGTACCGAAACACGAGCATCGCACGGCTAAACCACGGATTGCTTATCGTCATCACCTTGGCGATATTGAGGTTCTTCGACGGTGACATGGGAATGCTCGCCAGAGGAATCGGCTTTATCGTGATCGGTATCCTCTTTCTGGCGACGAATATTCATTTCATCAAACGTAGCAAGGAGGCCCAAGCATGA
- a CDS encoding mechanosensitive ion channel family protein, with the protein MDQEIEQLKTFSETLVEYLKVNSPQIIAAAAIVFFGFLAARLVSKFVDRTCSKRNLDITLTRFFASAIRLIIIGIFLILAINKIGIEITPFIALLGASAFGLSLAVQGPLSNYGAGIVLIITRPFKVKDTLTLHGLTGIVQTINLGNTQLLTEDGQEITIPNRSVLGEILTNSFQLMVVEGVVGVDYACDPERAIAAVRTAVEGIAEVSTERAPQVGIQAFGDSSIEIAYRYWIPTSNYFVIQYAVNLAVFKSLKQVGITIPFPQRDVRLVKDEK; encoded by the coding sequence ATGGATCAAGAAATCGAGCAACTGAAGACCTTTTCCGAAACCCTTGTCGAATACCTGAAGGTCAACAGTCCACAGATCATCGCCGCAGCAGCGATCGTTTTCTTCGGCTTCCTCGCGGCACGCCTCGTATCCAAATTCGTCGACCGCACCTGTTCCAAGCGCAACCTAGACATCACGCTCACCCGCTTTTTCGCCAGCGCCATTCGCCTGATCATCATCGGGATCTTCCTGATTCTCGCCATCAACAAGATTGGCATCGAGATCACCCCATTCATCGCCTTGCTCGGCGCCTCCGCCTTCGGCCTGAGCCTTGCCGTTCAAGGTCCGCTATCCAACTACGGGGCGGGCATCGTGCTGATCATCACCCGTCCGTTCAAGGTGAAGGACACCCTGACGCTGCACGGGCTGACAGGCATCGTGCAGACGATCAATCTCGGAAACACTCAGCTCCTGACCGAAGACGGTCAGGAAATCACCATTCCCAACCGCAGCGTTCTGGGCGAGATCCTGACCAATTCGTTTCAGCTCATGGTGGTGGAAGGCGTGGTCGGCGTGGACTACGCCTGCGATCCCGAACGCGCCATCGCTGCGGTGCGAACTGCGGTGGAGGGCATTGCCGAAGTGTCCACCGAACGAGCCCCTCAGGTCGGGATCCAAGCCTTTGGCGACTCCTCCATCGAGATCGCGTATCGATACTGGATACCCACCAGCAACTACTTCGTCATCCAGTACGCGGTGAACCTCGCCGTATTCAAATCTCTGAAACAGGTGGGCATCACCATTCCATTCCCGCAACGGGACGTGCGCCTGGTCAAAGATGAGAAGTGA
- a CDS encoding MFS transporter → MEPNQENAKRTYFWDRARAGFAGIAETGYGGFALIIAIQVYQAPDTVKGLIAAAGPLGLLVNPLTLSLFSRIGQPSARIAAWIGFLSGLLMLVAAFSSSLWGFLVPVCLAFALASQAMPMLVHVWTENYPSNRRGAYLAGSMMFSIGATLIFSLAGGRLLDIDLRWYRAILLVLSFAYFGTAWVMSRIPSTPVNSQASQNPLRNLWYAIEDWKFGIMLLGWMFLGFGNLMVLPLRFEYLLQPQYGIEASKTMVTLMTFVIPALFRLATSKFWGALFDRIDFMLLRMLLNGMIMVSIILFLTTKSLWVIGISAAILGTAMAGANISWSLWVTKFAAPQRTAAYMSVHTFLTGIRGILAPFLGFYLISGIGARGTAWTGSILVLISILMVACLYASQTKRHA, encoded by the coding sequence ATGGAGCCTAATCAGGAGAATGCGAAGCGGACCTATTTCTGGGATCGGGCGAGGGCAGGCTTCGCAGGGATCGCGGAGACGGGCTACGGCGGATTTGCGTTGATCATCGCTATACAGGTTTACCAGGCGCCCGACACGGTGAAGGGGCTGATCGCCGCGGCGGGTCCTCTGGGGCTCTTGGTGAACCCTTTGACCTTAAGCCTGTTTTCGCGGATTGGCCAGCCTTCGGCGCGAATCGCAGCCTGGATCGGGTTCTTGTCGGGCTTGCTAATGCTGGTCGCGGCGTTCTCCAGCAGTTTGTGGGGCTTTCTCGTTCCGGTGTGCCTCGCATTCGCTCTGGCTTCTCAGGCGATGCCCATGCTGGTGCATGTGTGGACGGAAAACTATCCTTCGAACAGGCGGGGAGCCTACCTGGCCGGCAGCATGATGTTTTCCATCGGGGCGACCTTGATCTTCAGCTTGGCGGGCGGGCGACTGCTCGACATCGACCTACGCTGGTATCGGGCGATCCTTCTGGTCCTTTCGTTCGCCTATTTTGGCACGGCCTGGGTCATGTCGCGCATACCGTCGACGCCGGTTAACAGCCAGGCTTCGCAGAATCCGTTGAGAAACCTCTGGTACGCCATCGAGGACTGGAAGTTCGGCATCATGCTGCTTGGCTGGATGTTTCTCGGTTTCGGAAATCTCATGGTGCTGCCGCTGCGCTTCGAATACCTGCTGCAGCCTCAATACGGAATCGAAGCCAGCAAGACGATGGTGACGCTGATGACCTTCGTGATCCCGGCGCTGTTTCGTCTGGCGACCTCCAAGTTCTGGGGAGCCCTGTTCGATCGCATCGACTTCATGCTGCTGCGCATGCTGCTCAACGGCATGATCATGGTTTCCATCATTTTGTTCCTGACCACGAAATCGCTTTGGGTGATCGGGATTTCAGCCGCCATACTGGGAACCGCCATGGCTGGAGCGAACATTTCCTGGAGCTTGTGGGTGACGAAATTCGCGGCCCCTCAACGCACTGCGGCCTACATGAGCGTGCATACCTTTCTGACCGGCATACGCGGCATTCTAGCCCCCTTTCTCGGGTTTTATCTGATCTCGGGCATTGGGGCCAGGGGTACGGCTTGGACAGGGTCGATCCTGGTCCTCATCTCGATCCTCATGGTGGCCTGCCTCTACGCGTCGCAAACAAAACGCCACGCTTAG
- a CDS encoding PRC-barrel domain-containing protein: MLRSLKDVIGYPLMATDGKAGKVKDVLFGDRHWRVRYLDVDTRSGFHLKLRRIWDDEADSGGTSRVLVPSERLGEPTMGLDRRQFPVNMSSEEISCCPHHEELQPVEEKYQSEFRRFFRRNLYQEQPFATPFTAMGSYLPMGFEYEPTEIEYLEHQKRMKEIAGEHLHSAKAIFGYQVQGQDEEALGTVSDLIMEVDRWVVAYAVVTLMHSFPHRKYLVKLSEVRDLDWASSSMKLDLTKDQVMEGRRYWAYDSVNCDEDGHEYDYFGRPRLGVLMEETY; the protein is encoded by the coding sequence ATGCTACGTAGTTTGAAGGATGTCATTGGGTACCCGCTCATGGCCACGGACGGAAAGGCGGGAAAGGTGAAGGACGTTTTATTTGGGGATCGCCATTGGCGAGTGCGCTATCTCGATGTGGATACGCGTTCGGGCTTCCATTTGAAGCTGAGGCGAATCTGGGATGACGAGGCGGATTCCGGCGGGACAAGCCGGGTTCTGGTCCCGTCGGAGCGCTTGGGCGAGCCGACCATGGGGCTGGATAGAAGGCAGTTTCCAGTCAACATGAGCAGCGAGGAGATCTCGTGCTGCCCGCATCATGAGGAGCTGCAGCCTGTCGAGGAGAAATACCAGTCGGAGTTTCGTCGCTTCTTTCGCAGGAACCTCTATCAGGAGCAGCCGTTCGCCACGCCCTTTACGGCCATGGGGAGCTATTTGCCGATGGGCTTCGAGTACGAGCCGACGGAAATCGAGTACCTCGAGCACCAGAAGCGTATGAAGGAGATCGCGGGAGAGCACCTGCACTCTGCGAAAGCGATATTTGGCTATCAGGTGCAGGGACAGGATGAGGAGGCGCTCGGCACGGTGAGCGACCTGATCATGGAAGTGGATCGATGGGTGGTCGCATACGCGGTGGTCACGCTCATGCACAGTTTTCCGCATCGCAAGTACCTGGTGAAGCTCTCGGAAGTGAGGGACCTCGATTGGGCCAGCTCCAGCATGAAGCTGGATTTGACGAAGGACCAGGTGATGGAAGGTCGTCGCTACTGGGCTTATGACTCCGTCAATTGCGATGAGGACGGCCATGAATACGACTATTTCGGCCGCCCCCGTCTGGGCGTGTTGATGGAGGAAACCTACTGA
- a CDS encoding GDYXXLXY domain-containing protein, which translates to MRPNRLSWLFLALGAALCFGFPVSTIWKQTQILQRGVSVKFSLRPVDPYDPFRGRYIWLNFDLNRAPASEEDPPLEARGAAYLSLQIDDNGFADAGFLSASPPSDGLYLRVENVHSWLDGLWAFSLPFDRYYLNESDAKRVEEIAREELSPQQDEDANARRMLENYLRIRILDGEAAIEGYYLGGETVETRLARPTPIPLHRSSKE; encoded by the coding sequence ATGAGGCCCAACCGACTTTCCTGGCTATTTCTCGCCCTAGGAGCCGCGCTATGCTTCGGTTTCCCTGTATCGACAATCTGGAAACAGACCCAAATCCTGCAGCGCGGCGTCAGCGTCAAGTTCTCGCTGCGCCCCGTCGATCCCTACGACCCGTTTCGAGGACGCTACATCTGGCTCAACTTCGATTTGAATCGCGCTCCCGCCTCTGAGGAGGACCCGCCCCTGGAAGCGCGAGGAGCCGCCTACCTTTCCTTGCAAATCGACGACAACGGTTTCGCCGACGCGGGTTTCCTGTCCGCTTCGCCTCCGTCCGATGGACTCTACCTGCGCGTCGAAAACGTTCACTCTTGGTTGGATGGCCTATGGGCGTTTTCGCTTCCCTTCGATCGCTACTATCTCAACGAGAGCGACGCGAAGCGGGTGGAGGAAATCGCGAGGGAGGAACTGAGTCCTCAGCAAGACGAGGACGCAAACGCCCGACGAATGCTCGAAAACTATCTGCGTATCCGTATTCTGGATGGCGAGGCGGCAATCGAAGGCTACTACCTAGGCGGGGAAACCGTTGAAACGCGTCTGGCTCGCCCCACGCCAATTCCCTTGCATCGCTCTTCAAAGGAATAA